Proteins from a single region of Chryseobacterium sp. W4I1:
- a CDS encoding Gfo/Idh/MocA family protein, translating into MDTTTSRRNFIKTATIASFGALVLPNSLFAYSNDFKSDKKVRVGFIGVGLRGQEHVKLLAKRNDVEIVAFADPDKRMLLASQKILKDNNKPAAQEFSNGEYDYRNLLKLKTIDAVVIATPWEWHLPQGTEAMRARKIVGMEVSGAIKLEDCWEFVKVYEETKVPIFMMENVCYRRDIMAIMNMARKGMFGELVHGRGGYQHDLRGVLFNDGVTPYNSGAEFGEKGFSEAHWRTEHYVKRNGELYPTHGLGPVAVMMDINRGNRLTRLSSFSSKSVGLHKYIVEHPKGGENHPNAKVKFNQGDIVTTQIACANGETILLTHDTSLQRPYDLGFRIQGTEGLWQDFGWGDFNQGHIYFEKTMNHTHRWENTEKWMKEFDHPIWKKFENTAAGAGHGGMDFFVMNTFIECIKRNIEFPMDVYDLALWYSITPLSEESIAKGGQAVDIPDFTNGKWKTRKPVFGMTDEF; encoded by the coding sequence ATGGACACCACCACTTCACGAAGAAATTTTATTAAAACAGCTACTATTGCCAGTTTTGGCGCACTGGTTTTACCCAATTCTTTATTTGCCTATTCCAATGATTTTAAATCAGATAAAAAAGTCCGTGTCGGCTTTATTGGCGTAGGACTTCGGGGGCAGGAACATGTAAAACTGCTGGCAAAGCGTAATGACGTAGAAATTGTAGCTTTCGCAGATCCGGACAAAAGAATGCTTCTGGCTTCTCAAAAAATACTGAAGGATAACAATAAACCTGCTGCTCAGGAATTTTCAAACGGCGAATATGATTACCGGAATCTTTTAAAACTAAAAACAATAGATGCCGTAGTTATTGCCACACCATGGGAATGGCATCTTCCGCAGGGTACTGAAGCCATGAGAGCAAGAAAGATTGTGGGAATGGAAGTTTCCGGAGCTATAAAGCTTGAGGACTGCTGGGAATTTGTAAAGGTATATGAGGAAACGAAGGTTCCTATCTTTATGATGGAGAATGTATGTTACCGCAGGGATATTATGGCTATTATGAATATGGCACGCAAAGGAATGTTCGGAGAACTGGTTCATGGAAGGGGCGGCTATCAGCATGATCTGAGAGGTGTTCTTTTTAACGACGGTGTTACCCCTTATAATTCTGGAGCTGAGTTTGGAGAAAAAGGGTTCAGCGAGGCTCATTGGAGAACAGAGCATTATGTAAAACGCAATGGCGAGCTCTATCCTACCCATGGATTGGGACCTGTAGCGGTGATGATGGATATCAACCGTGGAAACCGCCTAACCCGACTTTCATCTTTCTCTTCAAAGTCTGTGGGGCTGCATAAGTATATTGTAGAACATCCTAAAGGCGGAGAAAACCATCCTAATGCAAAAGTGAAATTCAACCAGGGAGATATTGTTACTACACAAATTGCCTGTGCCAATGGTGAAACTATACTTTTGACCCATGATACGAGTTTACAGAGACCTTATGACCTTGGATTCAGGATTCAGGGAACGGAAGGCTTATGGCAGGATTTCGGATGGGGAGATTTTAATCAGGGGCATATTTATTTCGAAAAAACAATGAACCACACCCACCGATGGGAAAATACGGAAAAATGGATGAAGGAATTTGATCATCCAATCTGGAAAAAGTTTGAAAATACCGCTGCTGGTGCAGGCCATGGAGGAATGGATTTCTTTGTCATGAATACTTTTATCGAGTGTATCAAGCGAAATATAGAATTCCCGATGGATGTGTATGATCTTGCGTTATGGTATTCTATTACGCCGCTCAGCGAAGAATCTATTGCCAAAGGAGGTCAGGCTGTAGATATTCCTGATTTTACGAACGGAAAATGGAAGACCCGTAAACCTGTATTTGG